The region TTAAAAGTGGCAAAACAAATTTGAAATAATATTCGCTCGCTTTAGGTATTTTTAGGCCACTACCCTGATTCACCTCAGCTCTGAAAGCAGCAAAGCCCATACCTAATTTGCTACAGCAAAAAGTCACATATAGAAGCGAACCTAAAGGCAAAATATTGGCGCTTACAATATAGTCCGTTGAGTCCATGACGTTATCGAATATGGCAAACGGCTTAAAGCCCTTCAAGACATTAAAGCCAAGAATATTTGGCACATTAAGTAACAAAAGCACGGCCAATGTCAATGCAATGCTTGTCCTCCTAGAACAATTCCATATATCTTTCACACAAGAAATAATGTTCTCAAATACAGCTAAAACCGTTGAAAGGGCAGCAAAAGTCATGAATAAGAAGAACAAAACGGCAAAATAGTTGCCATAAGGCATGGCCTGAAAAATTCTAGGCAAAGTAACGAAGACCAAATTCGGCCCTGCATCAGCACTAATATTAAACGTGAAAGCGGCTGGGAAAATTATTACACCAGCTAATAAAGCCACTATTGTATCTAAAATTCCAATTTGCATAGCCTCATGTAAGAGACTTTTTTCTTTGCCAATCCGACTAGCAAAAATAGCCATGGCAGATACACCCAAACTTAGGGTAAAAAAGGCCTGGTTCAAAGCAGCAAAGATCACTTTTACTAAGCCAACTTTATGTAATTGCTCAAAATTTGGTAAGAGATAAAATTGCATAGCTTGTTTGGCTCCAGGCAAATTAAGACTAACTAGAGCTAACAGCAACAAAATCACGAACAACATGCTCATCATGACTTTGTTCAGCTTTTCTACACCTTTGTTGAAACCGAGGCTACAAATTAAAGCGCAAACAAACAGTATGATTGTGGTCCAGGTAAACATCTGAATTGGATCAGCTAACAGATTAGTGAAAGCTTGCGTTGGATCAAGTGCTGACGTATTTAACTGTAGAATTGGTCGAACAACGTCTTTACTATAATTAGCAACATAATCCAGCATCCAGCCAGCAATCATGGCGTAATAGCTCAACAAAAGTACACAACCAGTCAAAGCTAAATAGCCAACCCAAGGCCATTTATAAGTTGGTTTAGCTTGTAAGACTGTAAATGATTTTATACAAGTGCTTTGGCTCTTACGCCCAACGGCAAATTCGCACAACATCACAGGTAACCCGATAAGCACTAAGCAAAGTAAGTAAATGGCAACAAATATAGCTCCACCATTTTGATAAACCATGTATGGAAATCGCCAAATATTGCCCAAGCCAATTGCGCAACCTACGGCTAATAAAATAAATCCCAAACGTGATTGAAAATGTAAATGCTGTGTCTGCTTTTGCTCCTCGTTCACTCTTTTACCTACTTTCATCCAAGATATTAACTAGCATCAGCCAATAGTTCGCTATTGTAAGCGTAAGTGCAAGTTTTGTAAACTTCGTTTTACTTAAGGTGTAATTAATCAGTCTACTTACATATAATTAATCTACTTGCTCACATGTAGTTAATCAGTGACTTTTTCTAACGATTTCTGAAGCGTTTCATTTAGCTTTTAGCTATTTTGACGTTAACTTGTAGCGTCTATTCTTACCTCTACCAACTTGCTCAATTACCCCTTTAGCTTGCATTGTTTTAAGTATGCGGCTAGAAGCAGATTGACTTATAGAAAGTGCATTATCTACATCACTTCGCTTAATTTCACCATACTTACTAAGTAACTCACATACAGATAGCTCTTGCTTATCTAATTGATTCTGTGCATAAGTAGGTGTTTTAGCATAAGTAGATGTTCTAGCATAGCTAACTTGCAATTTGGGTAGAACAAGCTTAAAAGAATTAGGCCCTGCTATAATCTCTGGCTGCTTGGTTTGTCCTTTGTAAAGCTGCAAAATCTTACTTAAACCTGTACCGTAAGCCTCGATCAATTTCAAGCAGTAAAAAACATCTGCCAGTAATTTGTTGCGACAAATTGACATTCCAAGTAGCACATCTTCCATATGTATACCTGGCAAAAGTCCACCAATCGACACAAATTCAATCCAATTAGCATATATGCTGATCAACGTACTAGCACTATAAGCATAGTCACGATGAACAATAACATTAAGCAAAGCTTCTCGAACAGCCTGTTCTGGGAAATCTCTATTGTCTTTTCGATATAAGCCAGAAAAAGAAGCTGCATTTCGGTTATTCAAATCAATGAACTCATAGCAATCTTTCAGTTGCTTAAGCAAAGAACCGCCAAAGTTACGCCGATTTTGAAAGTTTCTTTGATCATTGCCACCAAAAACAGCACATTTCAACGTATACGGACATTGATCTGAAAGTAACAAGGCTAAATTCGTATACATACCGTCTATATCTATCAAGCCTAAGCTATACATTTTCGCTTCCGTTATGGCTATTTGCTGCTTGAAAAATGTCGCTTCTAAGAATTGAAAACTAAGTTTTTGCTCTAAAGAACGAGAAGACTCAAACTTATCCCCATCTGAAATTTTTATCATCTGCCTAATTTCTGCATATGATGCTTGAGCCGCTTCATTGCCCTGCCGCACATAAGCTCCAGCAGGCTTCAAGCCATATTTTGCCAAATAATAAGGTTTATTGCTCCCTCTTGAATTCCAATTTTTAGAACGTCTTTCGTTTGAATATTTAATTTCGTAAAGAAAACGAAACGCATAATATCTGGCTTAATTGCATCACTCAACATTGCCGAAATACGATTAGAAATTTCATCATAATTATCTATGCCACAAACCTCGCCTGAATCTGTCACACCAATATAAATTGTTCCACCTTTATAATTGGAAAAAGCTATTACTTCTTTCTTTATAGCTTCTACATACTGTGCTTTGAGTTCAACGTCAGGGCTTTCAGCAAAATTCATATTCCTTCCTCATCGCTTTCTAGTCGTTTATAGTCATTTTAGTCTTTATAGATAGTCATAATAGTCAATTTTGCTTGACTAGCTAACTACACAAATACGAAAATTGTCATCACATATGAAACATATTTTTGTATTTGCACGTCTATTGCATTTACTGGACATAATAATTTTGCTAGCTTTTAATTAAAGATACAAAGGAGTTAAATCTAATGGCAAACACAACTACTTTTAGTTTACGCATAGATCAAAATTTGAAGAAACAATCTGAGGCACTATATGGCGAATTAGGACTGAATTTGACTGCTGCTATCAATGTCTTTTTGCGCCAATCTCTCCGCACTGGTGGTTTTCCCTTCCCAGTATGTCTTGAACAGCCTAATAAAACAACAATCGCTGCCCTTCAAGAAGCGGAACAAATTGTTAATGACCCTAATTACAAATACTACACAGATGTTGAATCTGCCCTACGAGATTTGAAAGCATGAAAATGCCCTCTTTACTCTGTAGTAAAGAGGGCGCATACAAATTTCTCTGTATCTATGAATTAACCAATCAGCCCTTAACCGCACCAGACAAGACACCTTTGATGATGTACTTCTGACCTAAGAGGTATAACACGATAACTGGAATAATTGTCAACACGATGCTTGCCATCATTGGGCCAAGCTCAACTTTACCATAGCTGCCTCTGAAATATTGCACGAGCATCGGAATGGTTCGATACTTACGAATATCCAAGACCAGGTTCGGCAAGAGATAGTCGTTCCAAATCCACATAGTTTCGAGAATGCCGACTGAAATCATGGTTGGCTTCAAAATTGGCAAAACCACTTTGAAATATGTTTGGCAAGGATTACAGCCATCAATCATCGCCGCTTCCTCAATCTCAATTGGCACTGATTTCATAAAACCAGCAAAGAGGAAAACGGCTAAACCAGCACCAAAGCCCAAATAAATGAAGCAAATAGTCCACGGCGTATTAAAGCGTAAGCCAAAGATGCTCAACTTATCTGCCGTCTGTGACAAGGTGAACATAACCATTTGGAATGGTACAACCATTGAAAAAGCGCACAAAAGATAAATCAATTGTGAGATAAAGCCTTTGACGCGAGTGATATACCAAGCGCACATTGAGCAACAGATCAAAATTAAGGCAACAGATGAAATTGTGATAAAGGTACTATAACCTAAGCTCTCCAAAAAGCCCTGCGAATAAACTGCTTTGATGTAGTTGCTGATGCCAGCAAAAGTAGCAGCTTGTGGCAATTCAAAAGTCGTAGCAGTTGAAATAGCAGTCTCTTTCTTTAATGAATTTAAGATGACCAACACAATTGGATAAATATAGACGATACTCAAAAGTGAAAAGAAAACCGTAGCTAAATTCAGCCAAATTTTTGCTCTTGTCTCTCTCATTGTTGTACCTCCTTATTACGAGTGAAGTAAAGCTGTGACAAAGCCATCAACACAACGACGAAGAAGAAAATAACAGCTTTGGCCTGACCGATACCCTTCCACTGGGCACCTGCACGCGCATAGAAAGTATTAACAATATTCAAAGCCAACATTTCTGTCTGTTTCATCGGCTCACCTGCTGTCAATGCAATGTTCTGATCAAAGAGCTTGAATGAGTTAGTGATACTCAAGAATAAGCAGATCGTAATTGATGACATGACCATCGGCAATTTCACCTTAATAAGCGTCTGCCACCAGTTAGCGCCGTCAATCTGAGCAGCCTCCAACAAAGTTAATGGCACATTTTGCAAACCAGCGATATAGATGATCATCATGTAACCAATCTGCTGCCAGCACATCAAAATAATTAAACCCCAATAACCAGCTGTCGGATTCAAGTTCATAAGCGGCTTACCTAATTGCAGCAAGAAACCGTTTATAAGAATATTCCAAATATAGCCTAAGACAATTCCACCAATCAGATTGGGCATGAAAAATACGGTTCTAAAGATGTTTGTCCCGCGCATTTTTTTCGTCAAAGCTAAAGCTAAAACAAAAGCTAACGCATTGATTAACACAGTTGCTACGATCGCAAACATAAATGTAAATGTGAACGCTTGCAAAAAAGTTGGGTCACTAAAAGCACGTTGATAGTTCTTGATGCCATTCCAGGTAAAATTGCTGACTGTCGTAAACTTAGTAAAAGACAGAAACAAACCAAACAAAAACGGCCAAATGAAACCCACAACAAAGGCCAACAATGTTGGTAAGACAA is a window of Amygdalobacter nucleatus DNA encoding:
- a CDS encoding sodium-dependent transporter is translated as MNEEQKQTQHLHFQSRLGFILLAVGCAIGLGNIWRFPYMVYQNGGAIFVAIYLLCLVLIGLPVMLCEFAVGRKSQSTCIKSFTVLQAKPTYKWPWVGYLALTGCVLLLSYYAMIAGWMLDYVANYSKDVVRPILQLNTSALDPTQAFTNLLADPIQMFTWTTIILFVCALICSLGFNKGVEKLNKVMMSMLFVILLLLALVSLNLPGAKQAMQFYLLPNFEQLHKVGLVKVIFAALNQAFFTLSLGVSAMAIFASRIGKEKSLLHEAMQIGILDTIVALLAGVIIFPAAFTFNISADAGPNLVFVTLPRIFQAMPYGNYFAVLFFLFMTFAALSTVLAVFENIISCVKDIWNCSRRTSIALTLAVLLLLNVPNILGFNVLKGFKPFAIFDNVMDSTDYIVSANILPLGSLLYVTFCCSKLGMGFAAFRAEVNQGSGLKIPKASEYYFKFVLPLLIVVVYLMALIRAI
- a CDS encoding ATP-binding protein, giving the protein MRQGNEAAQASYAEIRQMIKISDGDKFESSRSLEQKLSFQFLEATFFKQQIAITEAKMYSLGLIDIDGMYTNLALLLSDQCPYTLKCAVFGGNDQRNFQNRRNFGGSLLKQLKDCYEFIDLNNRNAASFSGLYRKDNRDFPEQAVREALLNVIVHRDYAYSASTLISIYANWIEFVSIGGLLPGIHMEDVLLGMSICRNKLLADVFYCLKLIEAYGTGLSKILQLYKGQTKQPEIIAGPNSFKLVLPKLQVSYARTSTYAKTPTYAQNQLDKQELSVCELLSKYGEIKRSDVDNALSISQSASSRILKTMQAKGVIEQVGRGKNRRYKLTSK
- a CDS encoding AlbA family DNA-binding domain-containing protein; protein product: MNFAESPDVELKAQYVEAIKKEVIAFSNYKGGTIYIGVTDSGEVCGIDNYDEISNRISAMLSDAIKPDIMRFVFFTKLNIQTKDVLKIGIQEGAINLIIWQNMA
- a CDS encoding type II toxin-antitoxin system RelB/DinJ family antitoxin yields the protein MANTTTFSLRIDQNLKKQSEALYGELGLNLTAAINVFLRQSLRTGGFPFPVCLEQPNKTTIAALQEAEQIVNDPNYKYYTDVESALRDLKA
- a CDS encoding carbohydrate ABC transporter permease — encoded protein: MRETRAKIWLNLATVFFSLLSIVYIYPIVLVILNSLKKETAISTATTFELPQAATFAGISNYIKAVYSQGFLESLGYSTFITISSVALILICCSMCAWYITRVKGFISQLIYLLCAFSMVVPFQMVMFTLSQTADKLSIFGLRFNTPWTICFIYLGFGAGLAVFLFAGFMKSVPIEIEEAAMIDGCNPCQTYFKVVLPILKPTMISVGILETMWIWNDYLLPNLVLDIRKYRTIPMLVQYFRGSYGKVELGPMMASIVLTIIPVIVLYLLGQKYIIKGVLSGAVKG
- a CDS encoding carbohydrate ABC transporter permease, with the protein product MEKALKKWFPLFVLPTLLAFVVGFIWPFLFGLFLSFTKFTTVSNFTWNGIKNYQRAFSDPTFLQAFTFTFMFAIVATVLINALAFVLALALTKKMRGTNIFRTVFFMPNLIGGIVLGYIWNILINGFLLQLGKPLMNLNPTAGYWGLIILMCWQQIGYMMIIYIAGLQNVPLTLLEAAQIDGANWWQTLIKVKLPMVMSSITICLFLSITNSFKLFDQNIALTAGEPMKQTEMLALNIVNTFYARAGAQWKGIGQAKAVIFFFVVVLMALSQLYFTRNKEVQQ